In Chengkuizengella sediminis, a single window of DNA contains:
- a CDS encoding acetyl-CoA carboxylase biotin carboxylase subunit, whose amino-acid sequence MFKKILIANRGEIALRIMRTCKLMGINTVAIYSEADKDSPHVKKADQAFLVGGARVNESYLNIDKIIEIAKETGSEAVHPGYGLLSENPVFAKKCEEAGITFIGPSPEVISRMGSKIESRKAMEEVGVPVVPGITYPLSNADEAVKIASSMGYPVMLKASAGGGGIGMQIAHDSEELQKAFAGNQKRATDFFGDGAMYVEKYIENPRHVEIQIFADKSGNTIYLWERECSIQRRHQKVVEEAPSVILDEETRSKMGAAAIKAAKSIGYSNAGTIEFLVDSNKNFYFLEMNTRLQVEHPVTEEITGIDLVEQQIRIAADEVLKYTQSDIKRDGHSIEVRIYAEDPKTFFPSPGKITKLSLPKGSEVRHELAIEEQSVVTPFYDPMIGKLIVKGKNREEAIIHLKNALSEYEIEGIKTNIPMLREVISHQAFKDGDTTTNFVSKYLQNK is encoded by the coding sequence GTGTTTAAAAAAATTCTTATAGCAAATCGCGGAGAAATTGCACTTCGTATTATGCGCACTTGTAAGTTGATGGGGATTAATACAGTTGCTATTTATTCAGAAGCAGATAAAGATTCACCACATGTCAAAAAAGCGGATCAAGCTTTTCTTGTTGGAGGAGCAAGAGTTAACGAAAGTTATTTAAATATAGATAAAATTATTGAGATAGCAAAGGAAACAGGATCTGAAGCCGTCCATCCTGGATATGGTCTTTTATCAGAAAACCCAGTCTTTGCAAAAAAGTGTGAAGAGGCAGGAATTACATTTATTGGTCCATCACCTGAAGTTATATCTCGTATGGGAAGTAAAATAGAATCTCGTAAAGCAATGGAGGAAGTTGGTGTACCTGTAGTACCAGGTATTACTTATCCATTATCCAATGCTGACGAAGCAGTTAAAATAGCGAGCAGTATGGGTTATCCAGTGATGTTAAAAGCTTCTGCTGGTGGTGGTGGTATTGGGATGCAAATTGCTCACGATAGTGAAGAGCTTCAAAAAGCTTTTGCCGGCAATCAAAAACGTGCAACTGACTTTTTTGGAGATGGAGCAATGTATGTTGAAAAGTATATTGAGAATCCAAGACATGTTGAGATCCAGATTTTTGCTGATAAATCAGGCAACACAATTTACTTATGGGAACGTGAATGTTCAATCCAACGTCGTCATCAGAAAGTTGTAGAAGAAGCTCCTTCCGTTATTTTAGATGAAGAAACTCGTTCTAAAATGGGTGCTGCAGCTATAAAAGCGGCGAAGTCAATTGGATATAGTAATGCTGGAACCATTGAATTTTTAGTAGATTCGAATAAAAATTTTTACTTTTTAGAAATGAACACACGTCTGCAAGTTGAACATCCTGTTACAGAAGAAATAACAGGAATTGATTTAGTTGAACAGCAGATTAGGATCGCTGCAGATGAAGTTTTAAAATATACACAATCAGATATCAAACGTGATGGACACTCGATTGAAGTTCGTATTTATGCTGAAGACCCTAAAACATTTTTCCCTTCACCAGGGAAGATTACAAAGTTATCTTTACCTAAAGGATCTGAAGTGCGTCACGAATTGGCTATTGAGGAACAATCTGTTGTTACACCTTTTTATGACCCAATGATTGGTAAGTTAATCGTTAAGGGAAAGAATCGTGAGGAAGCGATAATTCATCTTAAAAATGCACTATCTGAATATGAAATTGAAGGTATAAAAACGAATATCCCGATGTTGCGAGAGGTAATATCTCATCAAGCTTTCAAGGATGGAGACACCACAACTAATTTTGTTTCGAAGTATCTTCAAAACAAATAA
- a CDS encoding acyl-CoA carboxylase subunit beta translates to MSLEKKLQERVEQIQKGGASKYHEKNAKQGKLFVRHRLELLFDDGVELEDALFANNMADDLPADGVVTAVGKIHGQVVCVMANDSTVKAGSWGARTVEKILRIQETAEKLNVPLIYLVDSAGARITDQVEMFPGRRGAGRIFYNQVKLSGKIPQICIMFGPSAAGGAYIPAFCDIVIMVEGNASMYLGSPRMAEMVIGEKTTLEEMGGARMHCSVSGVGDILASSEEEAISLTRDYITYFPANYSEKPSVKEAISPKQFEKTLEEIIPKNQNVPFNMYDLINRIIDEDSFFEIKKLFASELITGFARMNGQSIAIIANQPSVKGGVLFHDSSDKAAKFITLADAFNIPLLFLADVPGFMIGTKVERAGIIRHGAKLIAAMSEATVPKISIIVRKAYGAGLYAMAGPSFEPDCCLALPTAQIAVMGPEAAVNAVYANKIAELPEEERAAFIEKKREEYREDIDIYRLASEMIIDGIVPANLLRGELINRFETYMSKYMVFTNRKHPVYPV, encoded by the coding sequence ATGTCATTAGAAAAGAAATTACAAGAACGAGTTGAACAAATACAAAAAGGTGGAGCGAGTAAATATCATGAAAAAAATGCTAAACAAGGGAAACTATTTGTTCGTCACCGTTTAGAGTTATTATTTGATGATGGTGTTGAGCTAGAAGATGCTTTATTTGCCAATAATATGGCAGATGATTTGCCAGCTGACGGAGTTGTCACTGCGGTAGGAAAAATTCATGGTCAAGTCGTTTGTGTTATGGCTAATGATTCCACTGTCAAAGCCGGTTCATGGGGTGCTAGAACGGTAGAGAAGATACTAAGAATACAAGAAACAGCAGAAAAACTAAATGTACCACTTATCTATTTGGTGGATTCAGCAGGTGCAAGAATTACAGATCAGGTGGAAATGTTTCCAGGACGTCGTGGTGCAGGGAGGATTTTCTATAATCAAGTAAAATTATCAGGGAAGATTCCACAAATCTGTATCATGTTTGGTCCGTCAGCAGCTGGTGGTGCGTATATTCCAGCTTTTTGTGACATCGTCATCATGGTAGAAGGTAATGCTTCAATGTATCTAGGATCTCCTAGAATGGCAGAGATGGTGATCGGTGAAAAAACAACATTAGAAGAAATGGGTGGAGCTAGAATGCACTGCTCTGTCTCTGGTGTTGGAGATATACTTGCTAGTTCAGAAGAAGAAGCAATCAGTTTAACGAGGGATTATATTACATACTTTCCTGCAAATTATTCAGAAAAGCCATCAGTGAAAGAGGCGATTTCGCCAAAACAGTTTGAAAAAACACTTGAAGAGATCATACCTAAAAACCAGAATGTCCCGTTTAATATGTATGACTTAATTAATAGAATTATTGATGAGGACAGTTTCTTTGAAATTAAAAAGTTATTTGCTTCTGAATTAATCACTGGGTTTGCACGAATGAATGGACAATCCATTGCAATCATCGCAAATCAACCGAGTGTAAAAGGTGGGGTTCTTTTTCATGACTCTTCCGATAAAGCAGCAAAATTTATTACATTAGCTGATGCTTTTAATATACCACTTTTATTTTTAGCAGATGTACCAGGATTTATGATCGGTACAAAAGTTGAAAGAGCAGGGATTATTCGACATGGTGCCAAATTGATTGCTGCAATGTCTGAAGCAACTGTTCCAAAGATATCGATCATTGTTAGAAAAGCGTATGGAGCTGGTTTATATGCAATGGCAGGACCATCTTTTGAACCAGATTGTTGCCTTGCACTTCCAACTGCTCAAATTGCTGTAATGGGACCTGAGGCAGCTGTGAATGCCGTATATGCAAACAAAATAGCTGAATTACCTGAGGAAGAAAGAGCTGCTTTTATAGAGAAAAAGCGCGAAGAATATCGTGAAGATATAGATATATATAGATTAGCATCGGAAATGATAATAGATGGTATTGTTCCTGCAAATTTATTACGTGGCGAGTTAATAAATCGGTTTGAAACCTATATGTCAAAATATATGGTGTTCACAAATCGTAAACATCCGGTGTATCCTGTGTAA
- a CDS encoding acyl-CoA dehydrogenase — protein sequence MDFDLTKEQLMIKEMVRKFAENEIAPKAEHVDKTGEFPIDTFKKMGELGLLGIPFSEKYGGSGGDTVSYAIAVEEISRACGSTGLSYAAAISLGAAPIYYFGTEEQKQKFLIPLASGEALGAFGLTEPNAGSDAGGTQTKAVLDGDDYVINGEKTFITNAGFAKTVIVTAVTGKDERGKNIISALIVPTGIPGFEITNSYDKMGVRGSNTSQLVFENVRVPKENILGDPYKGFKQFLYTLDGGRISIAALALGIAQAAYDAAIKYAKERKQFGTSISKFQSIQFKLADMATELELARNMIYKAAWLKDNDRSFSKEAAMAKLYASEASSRITNQAIQIHGGYGYMREYAVERYLRDAKLTEIGEGTSEIQRLVLARQLGL from the coding sequence ATGGATTTTGATTTAACCAAAGAGCAATTAATGATTAAAGAGATGGTTAGGAAGTTCGCAGAGAATGAAATCGCGCCAAAAGCTGAACATGTTGATAAAACTGGTGAATTTCCAATTGATACATTTAAGAAAATGGGTGAATTAGGGTTATTAGGTATCCCTTTTTCTGAAAAATATGGTGGATCTGGTGGAGATACAGTATCCTATGCAATAGCAGTAGAAGAAATAAGTCGAGCTTGTGGGAGTACTGGTCTAAGTTATGCTGCTGCAATTTCTCTAGGGGCAGCACCAATATACTATTTTGGAACGGAAGAGCAAAAACAAAAGTTTTTAATTCCTTTAGCATCAGGGGAGGCTTTAGGAGCTTTTGGTTTAACTGAACCTAACGCTGGATCTGATGCAGGAGGTACACAGACAAAAGCTGTTTTAGATGGTGATGATTATGTAATAAATGGTGAGAAAACTTTTATTACTAATGCTGGTTTTGCTAAAACGGTAATTGTAACCGCTGTCACTGGAAAAGATGAGAGGGGTAAAAACATCATTTCCGCACTCATAGTTCCTACAGGAATACCAGGTTTTGAAATTACTAACAGTTATGACAAGATGGGTGTTCGAGGTTCCAATACTTCACAACTAGTTTTTGAAAATGTTAGAGTGCCAAAGGAAAATATACTCGGAGATCCTTATAAAGGGTTTAAACAATTTCTTTATACTTTAGATGGTGGTCGCATTTCAATTGCAGCTTTAGCACTTGGAATCGCTCAGGCAGCTTATGATGCCGCTATCAAATATGCAAAGGAAAGAAAACAATTTGGAACAAGTATTTCGAAATTTCAATCTATTCAGTTTAAATTAGCTGATATGGCTACGGAGCTTGAATTAGCACGAAACATGATTTATAAAGCGGCATGGTTAAAGGATAATGATCGTTCATTTTCTAAAGAAGCTGCAATGGCAAAATTATATGCCTCAGAAGCATCTTCAAGAATTACGAATCAAGCCATACAAATACATGGTGGTTATGGTTATATGAGAGAATATGCGGTTGAAAGGTATTTACGAGATGCAAAACTAACAGAAATCGGAGAAGGGACTTCTGAGATTCAGAGACTAGTGTTAGCTAGACAATTGGGATTGTAA
- a CDS encoding hydroxymethylglutaryl-CoA lyase, whose protein sequence is MKWPEKVTIKEVGPRDGLQNEKAFISTEDKINWINQLSLSGLKYIEISSFVNPKWIPALADALEVAKGIHRVEGVTYAALVPNQKGLERALEANIDEVAIFMSASETHNQKNINKSIQDTFPVLREVVQDSLSARKTVRGYVSTVFGCPYEGRVDIDSVLRVSETLFDMGISELSLGDTIGVANPKQVQDLLELLLKRFPAEKLAMHFHDTRGTALSNILASLEMGITNYDGAVGGLGGCPYAPGASGNLATDDLVYMLDGMDIKTGVDQEKLFLAAKFIQEKLDRMLPSHNLQARLAK, encoded by the coding sequence GTGAAATGGCCGGAAAAGGTTACAATAAAAGAAGTTGGACCTCGTGATGGATTACAAAATGAAAAGGCGTTTATATCAACAGAAGATAAAATCAACTGGATAAATCAATTATCTTTATCAGGGCTTAAGTATATAGAAATTAGTTCTTTTGTTAATCCAAAATGGATTCCTGCTCTAGCAGATGCTTTAGAAGTAGCTAAGGGCATTCATCGTGTTGAAGGAGTTACTTATGCCGCACTTGTTCCGAATCAAAAAGGACTTGAGCGTGCATTAGAAGCAAACATTGATGAAGTAGCTATCTTTATGTCAGCAAGTGAGACCCATAATCAAAAAAACATTAATAAATCTATCCAAGATACGTTTCCTGTTTTAAGAGAGGTCGTACAAGATTCACTTTCTGCTAGAAAAACGGTCAGAGGTTATGTTTCTACAGTATTTGGATGCCCGTACGAGGGTAGGGTAGATATTGACTCAGTCTTGAGAGTTTCAGAGACTTTATTTGATATGGGAATTAGTGAACTCTCTCTTGGTGATACAATTGGTGTGGCTAATCCTAAACAAGTTCAGGATCTCTTAGAATTGTTACTTAAACGTTTCCCTGCAGAAAAATTAGCAATGCATTTTCACGATACACGTGGAACGGCTTTGTCTAATATTCTAGCTTCTTTAGAAATGGGGATAACAAACTATGATGGTGCAGTTGGTGGACTTGGAGGGTGTCCTTATGCTCCAGGTGCATCAGGAAATTTAGCTACTGATGATTTAGTTTATATGCTTGATGGAATGGATATTAAAACTGGGGTGGATCAAGAAAAACTCTTTTTAGCTGCTAAATTTATTCAAGAAAAACTTGATCGCATGTTACCAAGCCATAATCTACAAGCAAGATTGGCAAAATGA
- a CDS encoding LysR family transcriptional regulator translates to MTYLQLEIFIKVVELGTFTQAAKALHLTQSNISHAIAGLEKELGFTLLTRGRNGVYLTDIGKRLLPHIQESLYHLECVKQEAADIKGLKIGSLKIGCFPSCPTNLPPKIIGAFHNLYPGIELDIQQGSCEEIKHWLVSGTIDTGFITLPNKNFDTVPLITDHFSAMFPIHHPLTAEAAVCAEQLSFEPIIMPRGGCEIYIKDFFSTSGKVPNIKFEIWDINTIISMVQEGVGITILPEMALPKNLTGVHVIPLSPRMQLQIGLAVRSFKHMSPAVKVFIEEAMKAKVVK, encoded by the coding sequence ATGACATATTTGCAACTTGAAATCTTTATTAAAGTTGTTGAATTAGGAACATTTACACAGGCTGCAAAAGCTCTTCACTTAACACAGTCAAATATAAGCCATGCGATTGCAGGACTGGAGAAGGAATTAGGGTTTACTTTATTGACGAGAGGACGAAATGGGGTTTATTTAACAGATATAGGAAAGCGGTTACTCCCCCATATCCAAGAGAGCCTTTATCATCTGGAATGTGTAAAACAAGAAGCAGCAGACATAAAAGGCTTGAAAATTGGGTCGTTGAAAATAGGATGTTTTCCTAGTTGTCCTACTAATTTACCTCCTAAGATTATAGGTGCCTTTCATAATTTATATCCAGGAATAGAGTTGGACATACAACAAGGGTCGTGTGAAGAAATCAAACATTGGCTAGTCTCAGGAACAATTGATACGGGTTTTATCACCCTTCCCAATAAAAATTTTGATACTGTTCCTCTAATAACAGATCATTTTAGTGCTATGTTTCCAATTCATCACCCATTAACTGCAGAAGCGGCCGTTTGTGCTGAGCAGCTCAGTTTTGAACCCATTATTATGCCAAGAGGAGGATGTGAAATTTACATCAAAGATTTCTTTAGTACCAGTGGTAAAGTCCCAAATATCAAGTTTGAAATTTGGGATATCAACACGATTATTTCTATGGTTCAAGAGGGAGTGGGGATTACGATTTTGCCAGAAATGGCTTTACCAAAAAACTTAACAGGAGTCCATGTTATTCCACTGAGCCCACGAATGCAACTCCAAATTGGTTTAGCAGTACGATCCTTTAAACACATGTCTCCTGCTGTTAAAGTTTTTATCGAGGAGGCAATGAAAGCTAAAGTTGTTAAATAA
- the xylA gene encoding xylose isomerase produces MSIFNNVPKIQFEGKDSKNPFAFKHYDAAEVVLGKTMEEHLRFACSYWHTFTGTGADPFGSETMLRPWNSHSGVSLAKARVEAAFEFFEKLGMPYFCFHDRDISPEGNSLKETNEILDQIVNEIQDQMKTSNVKLLWNTANMFTNPRFVHGAATTNNADVYAYAAAQVKKGLETAVQLGSENYVFWGGREGYESLLYTDMEFELDNLARFYHMAIDYAKEIGFTGQFLIEPKPKEPSKHQYDFDAATTIAFLQKYDLQNHFKLNLEANHATLAGHTFEHELRVARINGMLGSIDANQGDLLLGWDTDEFPTDLYSVTLAMYEILKNDGLGSGGVNFDAKVRRASMDPEDLFYAHIAGMDSFARGLKSAGKLIEERVLDDVIENRYDSFKSGIGLDVVSGKANFHTLEQYALQNSETKNKSGRLEQLRGILNEYIF; encoded by the coding sequence ATGAGTATATTTAATAACGTTCCGAAAATTCAGTTTGAAGGAAAAGATTCCAAGAATCCATTTGCTTTTAAACACTATGATGCTGCTGAAGTTGTATTGGGTAAAACAATGGAAGAGCATCTCAGGTTTGCATGCTCCTATTGGCATACGTTTACAGGAACAGGTGCTGATCCTTTTGGTTCTGAAACGATGCTGCGTCCTTGGAATAGTCATAGCGGTGTGAGTTTGGCAAAAGCAAGAGTAGAGGCAGCATTTGAGTTTTTTGAAAAATTAGGGATGCCATATTTCTGTTTTCATGATCGAGATATTTCGCCAGAAGGAAACAGTTTAAAAGAAACAAACGAAATTTTAGATCAAATCGTGAATGAAATACAAGACCAAATGAAAACAAGTAATGTGAAGTTATTATGGAATACAGCGAATATGTTTACAAATCCAAGATTTGTTCATGGAGCAGCAACGACAAACAATGCAGATGTATATGCTTATGCTGCAGCACAAGTGAAGAAGGGGCTTGAAACAGCAGTTCAACTAGGATCAGAAAACTATGTGTTCTGGGGTGGACGTGAAGGATATGAATCCTTATTATATACAGACATGGAATTTGAGTTGGATAATCTAGCAAGATTTTATCATATGGCAATTGACTATGCGAAGGAAATTGGATTTACAGGACAATTTTTAATTGAACCAAAACCAAAAGAACCTTCAAAACATCAATATGATTTTGATGCAGCTACTACGATTGCCTTTTTACAAAAATACGATTTACAGAATCACTTTAAATTAAACTTAGAAGCGAATCATGCGACTTTAGCTGGTCATACGTTTGAACATGAATTAAGAGTAGCTCGAATCAATGGCATGCTTGGTTCGATTGATGCCAATCAAGGCGACTTATTACTAGGGTGGGATACAGATGAATTTCCAACTGATTTATATTCTGTAACCCTAGCTATGTATGAAATTCTTAAAAATGACGGATTAGGATCAGGTGGAGTGAATTTTGATGCAAAAGTTAGAAGAGCATCTATGGATCCCGAGGACTTATTTTATGCACATATTGCAGGTATGGACAGTTTTGCAAGAGGATTGAAATCAGCTGGAAAATTAATTGAAGAACGCGTTCTAGATGATGTGATTGAAAATCGTTATGATAGCTTTAAAAGTGGCATTGGTTTAGATGTCGTTTCTGGTAAAGCGAACTTCCACACACTTGAACAATATGCTTTACAAAATAGCGAAACCAAAAATAAATCAGGTCGATTAGAACAACTTCGCGGAATCTTGAATGAATATATTTTTTAA
- a CDS encoding VanZ family protein, with the protein MIQKKHRIIILTLLVTYTSLIIFFMFFGFGRSTVDGRQEYIFNLIPTGIPLQLPYFGLPQETFNFTLWLFDFGNFAVFIPFGILIPLLFRFNFIQFIVLFCFSILILETLQTLTFLGSFDINDVIVNTLGATVGFFAYKIGIRSNNILKNVVITGITIVILSIGVLVIADVFNPSPSVIALHKLNENQGNLPDDNNLPSFEVAEENINPKLNVYSSKGENYNQYTYQLDGKYAQLTGFVGIPDDVSNYHGNVVISVDGEERMNQSFTDDKDTSPSPPGYFTIGLENANELNITFNDSNVLLWDVTLLEF; encoded by the coding sequence ATTATTCAAAAAAAACATCGAATCATTATCCTGACACTATTAGTAACCTATACATCTTTAATCATCTTCTTTATGTTTTTTGGATTTGGAAGATCTACGGTAGATGGAAGACAGGAATATATTTTTAATCTAATTCCTACTGGAATTCCTTTGCAACTTCCTTATTTCGGACTTCCCCAAGAGACTTTTAACTTTACATTATGGCTTTTCGATTTTGGTAATTTTGCTGTTTTCATCCCTTTTGGAATATTAATTCCATTGCTCTTTCGTTTTAACTTTATTCAATTTATCGTATTATTTTGCTTTTCTATTCTTATACTGGAAACCTTACAAACGTTAACTTTTCTTGGAAGTTTTGATATAAACGATGTGATTGTAAATACACTTGGGGCTACTGTAGGTTTTTTTGCTTATAAAATTGGGATTCGTTCAAACAACATTTTAAAAAACGTTGTTATCACAGGTATAACAATAGTTATCTTATCCATTGGGGTACTGGTTATTGCAGATGTATTTAACCCATCACCAAGCGTTATAGCACTACACAAATTAAATGAAAATCAAGGCAATTTACCTGATGACAATAATCTCCCTAGCTTTGAAGTTGCAGAAGAAAATATAAATCCTAAATTAAATGTGTATAGTAGTAAAGGTGAAAATTACAATCAGTATACATATCAACTAGATGGTAAGTATGCACAACTTACTGGTTTTGTTGGCATCCCTGACGATGTTAGTAACTATCATGGAAATGTAGTTATTTCTGTTGATGGGGAAGAAAGGATGAATCAATCCTTTACTGATGATAAAGATACATCTCCGTCACCTCCAGGCTATTTTACAATTGGGTTAGAGAATGCAAATGAGCTTAATATAACGTTCAATGATTCAAATGTATTGTTATGGGATGTTACACTTCTGGAATTTTAG
- a CDS encoding enoyl-CoA hydratase: MDRQVGISISEEGIANISLNRQEAANALSLQMLNELQEVIMDIKYDRSVRCVIITGAGEKVFCAGADLKERATMDAVQVRKTVSLIRKNINDLEELPQPVIAAVNGMALGGGTELALACDIRIASENAKFGLTETSLGIIPGAGGTQRLPRLIGKGRAKELIFTARKVDSIEAKKIGLVEYVVPPENLMDKAYEVAKEIVKNAPIALSQAKIAIDKGYDVDLNTALAIEQNAYEITIPTKDRLEGLQAFKEKRKPIYKGE; encoded by the coding sequence ATGGATAGACAAGTAGGTATCTCAATATCTGAAGAGGGGATAGCAAATATTAGTTTAAATCGCCAAGAAGCAGCAAATGCATTGTCTCTTCAGATGTTAAATGAACTTCAAGAAGTCATTATGGATATAAAATATGATCGATCTGTTCGATGTGTCATTATAACGGGTGCAGGTGAAAAGGTGTTTTGTGCTGGTGCTGATCTTAAAGAACGTGCAACTATGGATGCTGTACAAGTTCGTAAGACTGTATCCTTGATTAGAAAAAATATTAATGATTTAGAAGAGTTACCTCAACCTGTTATTGCTGCTGTTAATGGCATGGCTCTTGGAGGAGGTACCGAATTAGCCTTAGCATGTGATATTCGAATAGCATCAGAGAATGCAAAATTCGGATTAACAGAAACCTCACTAGGAATCATTCCAGGAGCAGGTGGAACACAGCGCTTACCTCGATTGATCGGAAAAGGGCGAGCAAAAGAGCTTATTTTTACGGCTAGAAAAGTGGATTCAATAGAAGCAAAGAAGATAGGTTTAGTAGAGTATGTAGTACCGCCAGAGAATTTAATGGATAAAGCATATGAAGTAGCGAAAGAGATTGTAAAAAATGCACCCATAGCCCTATCTCAAGCTAAAATAGCAATTGATAAGGGTTACGATGTTGATTTGAATACAGCTCTAGCAATTGAGCAGAACGCTTATGAAATTACGATTCCTACAAAAGACAGATTAGAAGGTCTTCAGGCATTTAAGGAAAAGAGAAAGCCAATATATAAAGGTGAGTGA
- a CDS encoding ROK family transcriptional regulator, producing MKITGDQNLIKKINKSIVLDEIKNHKMISRAEISEKTGLNKGTVSALVNELIESDFAYEAGPGKSSGGRKPVMLLFNNQAGYAIGVDLGVNYILSMVTDLSGNIILKQKHSIQALSTNAVLSTLVESIRDLIQKTPKSPYGIIGIGIGVPGIVNDQGTILHAPNLGWKDVQLKQVLFEKFKIPIVIDNEANAGALGEKEYGKGKNIENLIYISAGIGIGTGMILKNEIYRGFSGYAGELGHMTIEAGGEQCSCGNTGCWELYASEKALLNQNQSLSQDEHKLQQYVQLATQDDHLVIGKFNKVGTYLGIGISNIINIFNPELIIVGGRLSTAEPWMKDTILSTVEKRALTYHLQNTEVIFSDLGTKSAALGAASLAISSFFADHEELI from the coding sequence ATGAAGATTACAGGCGATCAAAATTTAATTAAAAAAATAAATAAATCCATCGTCTTAGATGAGATAAAAAATCATAAAATGATATCTCGAGCTGAGATTTCTGAAAAAACAGGATTAAATAAAGGTACTGTTTCAGCGCTCGTTAATGAATTGATAGAAAGCGATTTCGCCTATGAAGCAGGACCTGGAAAATCCAGCGGTGGCAGAAAACCTGTGATGTTACTATTTAATAATCAAGCAGGTTATGCCATCGGGGTTGACCTAGGTGTGAATTATATATTATCTATGGTTACGGATTTATCTGGAAACATTATTCTGAAACAAAAACACTCTATTCAAGCACTTTCAACGAATGCCGTTTTATCTACATTGGTTGAAAGTATTCGTGATCTAATTCAAAAAACACCTAAAAGTCCATATGGAATTATCGGAATTGGCATTGGTGTTCCCGGTATAGTAAATGATCAAGGGACCATCCTACACGCTCCGAATTTAGGATGGAAAGATGTACAACTTAAACAAGTTTTATTTGAAAAATTTAAGATCCCCATCGTCATCGATAACGAAGCCAATGCAGGTGCATTAGGAGAAAAAGAGTATGGGAAAGGTAAAAACATAGAAAACTTAATTTATATTAGTGCTGGGATCGGCATAGGAACTGGGATGATATTGAAGAACGAGATCTATCGTGGTTTCTCAGGTTATGCAGGAGAATTAGGTCATATGACAATTGAAGCGGGCGGTGAACAATGCAGCTGTGGGAACACGGGCTGTTGGGAATTATATGCTTCAGAAAAAGCTTTATTAAATCAAAACCAATCCTTATCTCAAGATGAGCATAAACTTCAACAATATGTACAGCTAGCTACTCAAGATGACCACTTAGTGATTGGAAAATTCAATAAAGTAGGTACTTATTTAGGCATCGGTATTTCTAACATTATAAACATTTTCAACCCAGAGTTAATCATTGTTGGAGGTCGGTTAAGTACTGCTGAGCCATGGATGAAGGATACTATACTATCCACGGTAGAGAAAAGAGCGTTAACCTACCATTTGCAAAACACAGAAGTCATCTTTTCAGATCTTGGGACAAAATCTGCAGCGTTAGGGGCCGCTTCCTTAGCAATTTCTAGTTTCTTTGCAGATCATGAGGAACTTATTTAA
- a CDS encoding acetyl-CoA carboxylase biotin carboxyl carrier protein subunit yields the protein MSKLISNMAGSVWKIVVKQGDKVEKGQDLVILESMKMEISLAAESSGVVKEIKVNEGDFVNEGDVLVELE from the coding sequence ATGAGCAAACTTATATCAAATATGGCAGGAAGTGTATGGAAAATAGTTGTTAAACAAGGAGACAAAGTAGAAAAGGGACAGGATTTAGTCATCTTAGAATCTATGAAAATGGAAATCTCATTAGCAGCTGAATCAAGTGGAGTAGTTAAGGAAATTAAAGTCAATGAAGGTGACTTTGTTAATGAGGGTGATGTTTTAGTAGAATTAGAATAG